A portion of the Melitaea cinxia chromosome 1, ilMelCinx1.1, whole genome shotgun sequence genome contains these proteins:
- the LOC123658270 gene encoding uncharacterized protein LOC123658270, protein MAGPQWLKSFLERNPEIALRQAEGLSIERAKGLNRTEVANFFKLLITTLTENNLLNKPDRIFNMDETGVQLNNKIGIVLAKKGSEIESDNTDIMKQEKVKTLRKRRLQIYSSDSSDSSESEENIFSSKTLKGKATIGLLIKRSKDEKSIRDTQKILKVKNDNLIVNTNKKVSTKKNDNYCAECYKNYNLTKSKSDWILCDTCQMWLHETCTTFKNYCQRCGKLETLAAGKN, encoded by the coding sequence ATGGCTGGACCGCAATGGCTAAAAAGCTTTCTTGAAAGAAATCCTGAAATAGCTTTGAGACAAGCTGAGGGCTTATCAATTGAAAGAGCGAAGGGTCTCAACAGAACAGAAGTTGCAAATTTTTTCAAACTCTTAATAACTACTTTAACTGAGAATAATTTGCTGAATAAGCCAGatagaatatttaatatggATGAAACCGGTGtccaactaaataataaaattggtataGTATTAGCTAAGAAAGGCAGTGAAATTGAATCTGATAACACAGATATTATGAAACAggaaaaagtaaaaacattaaGGAAGAGAAGATTACAAATTTACAGTTCTGACAGTTCCGACAGTAGTGAAAGTGAAGAAAATATATTCAGTTCAAAAACGCTTAAAGGAAAAGCCACCATAGGACTCCTAATCAAAAGAAGCAAGGACGAAAAATCGATAAGAGACACTCAAAAGATATTAAAAgtcaaaaatgataatttaatagtaaatacgaataaaaaagtttctactaaaaaaaatgataattattgcGCAGAATGTTataagaattacaatttaacgaAATCAAAGTCAGATTGGATTCTATGTGATACATGTCAGATGTGGTTGCATGAAACATGCACCACATTCAAGAATTATTGTCAAAGATGTGGAAAGTTGGAAACCTTAGCTGCTggcaaaaattaa